The proteins below are encoded in one region of [Limnothrix rosea] IAM M-220:
- a CDS encoding Uma2 family endonuclease, which yields MVATPVKVDIPKPVGEKRVAFHGLSWDDYLQIFNALPQDRHSRLSFSDGTLEITVPLEDHEFALRLIELFIRLLVLEMGLKMKTMGSTTMNRQDIKKGAEPDCAYYIQNQPKVTGRNVDFDRDSPPDLIVEVDITNTDVNKNKLYATMGVPEFWRYDGATLRIFTLQNGEYQEREISPLFPIIQKEDLYNFLAEAMEDETAAMQNFQAFLKEKIKD from the coding sequence ATGGTCGCAACACCAGTCAAAGTAGATATCCCAAAGCCAGTGGGAGAGAAACGGGTCGCGTTTCATGGCCTCAGTTGGGATGACTATCTCCAAATTTTTAATGCGCTTCCCCAAGACCGTCATTCTCGTCTCTCATTTAGCGATGGAACTCTAGAAATCACCGTGCCTTTAGAAGATCATGAATTTGCCCTACGTCTAATTGAACTGTTCATTCGACTGCTTGTCCTTGAGATGGGATTGAAAATGAAAACGATGGGTTCAACGACCATGAATCGTCAGGATATAAAAAAAGGTGCGGAACCAGACTGTGCATATTACATTCAAAATCAGCCTAAAGTTACTGGGCGCAATGTTGATTTTGATAGAGATTCACCACCAGATCTAATTGTAGAGGTAGATATCACCAATACGGATGTCAACAAAAATAAGCTTTACGCAACAATGGGTGTGCCGGAATTTTGGCGTTATGACGGCGCAACCTTACGCATATTCACTCTCCAAAATGGTGAGTACCAAGAGCGTGAAATAAGTCCACTATTTCCAATTATTCAAAAAGAAGATTTATATAATTTTCTCGCTGAGGCAATGGAAGATGAAACGGCGGCGATGCAAAACTTTCAAGCGTTTTTGAAAGAGAAAATCAAAGATTAG
- a CDS encoding FTR1 family iron permease: protein MDISAALPTFFITLREGFEAALVVGIVLACLYKAEESQLKTWVYGGVAAGVAASVLVGWGLWGILSGVSAGDSPYTPVFKQILEGSFGIVAIAMLSWMLIWMTRQAKSLKSEVEGAIQAALAETETAGWAVFWLIFIAVLREGFETVVFIVAQFQSGWLMPSLGAVGGLSVAMFMGVALFALGIRINIRAFFQIMGVFLLLIIAGLVVGVLKHVDVGLAAFAQIQPQYQALCISPAPSCVLGMQVWDWSELLPDKQFPGIVLKTLFGYRQTLYLAQAIAYLLFLVSVGAVYLNSLGLFTKQKS from the coding sequence ATGGATATTAGTGCAGCCTTACCAACTTTTTTTATTACGTTGCGGGAAGGATTTGAAGCGGCTTTAGTAGTGGGCATTGTTTTAGCTTGCCTCTACAAAGCAGAAGAATCCCAGCTCAAAACTTGGGTTTATGGCGGTGTGGCGGCGGGAGTGGCAGCCAGTGTTTTAGTGGGTTGGGGTTTGTGGGGGATTTTGTCTGGGGTCTCGGCGGGTGATAGTCCCTATACACCTGTGTTTAAGCAGATCCTCGAAGGGAGCTTTGGCATTGTGGCGATCGCCATGTTGAGCTGGATGTTAATTTGGATGACCCGCCAAGCAAAATCCCTCAAATCCGAAGTAGAGGGCGCAATTCAAGCGGCACTTGCGGAAACCGAAACCGCTGGCTGGGCAGTCTTTTGGCTCATTTTTATCGCAGTGCTACGGGAGGGCTTCGAAACCGTTGTATTTATCGTGGCGCAATTCCAATCGGGTTGGCTCATGCCCAGTCTTGGTGCAGTCGGTGGTTTATCAGTAGCGATGTTCATGGGAGTCGCCTTATTTGCCCTCGGCATCCGCATTAATATCCGCGCCTTTTTTCAAATTATGGGCGTGTTTCTGCTGCTCATTATTGCCGGATTAGTGGTGGGAGTCCTAAAGCATGTGGATGTGGGTTTAGCGGCTTTTGCCCAGATTCAACCGCAGTACCAAGCCCTCTGTATTTCCCCTGCGCCATCCTGTGTCTTAGGGATGCAAGTGTGGGATTGGTCAGAGCTTCTACCCGATAAACAATTTCCCGGTATCGTCCTCAAAACCCTGTTTGGCTACCGTCAAACCCTTTATCTCGCCCAGGCGATCGCCTATCTTTTATTTCTCGTTTCAGTCGGCGCTGTTTATCTCAATAGCCTTGGTTTATTTACCAAACAAAAATCTTAG
- a CDS encoding succinylglutamate desuccinylase/aspartoacylase family protein — protein MTPIIEPIDLFQLASGDRLAIQVYKFRGQNSGKKVYIQANLHGCEIVGNAVVHRLIEYLSDVPQEAIAGEIWIVPTCNPLATNQRGHFYATGGFHAYSGEDWNRIFWEYEPTKAALTHFVQQHFESSEGAIAQAYRGQILAAFKQELAKQERPCGVSVPELFRSKLQSLCLDADYLIDIHSSSNDGLDFTYYFPNRETEAGWLGFDYAILLEQGGDYAFDEAFLWPWIELEKAFTKAGRELRLPIDGFTLELGSGMKMCPESIARGLAGIKNYLAHRGILSTETPQPSQTKCLSSKNITRYRATVGGMVGDRLPLGSPVKTGEKLYEILSFNRQGKMPEVLTINSMIDGIVWDHAISESANQGEYVMSVLAIN, from the coding sequence ATGACTCCCATTATTGAACCTATCGATCTGTTTCAACTTGCATCGGGCGATCGCCTTGCCATTCAAGTGTATAAATTTCGGGGGCAAAATTCGGGTAAAAAAGTCTATATTCAGGCGAATCTCCACGGCTGTGAAATTGTTGGTAATGCCGTCGTGCATCGGTTAATCGAATATTTGAGTGATGTGCCACAGGAGGCGATCGCCGGAGAAATCTGGATTGTACCCACCTGTAATCCCCTCGCCACCAACCAACGGGGTCATTTCTATGCCACGGGCGGGTTTCATGCCTACAGCGGCGAAGATTGGAATCGGATTTTTTGGGAATATGAGCCAACAAAAGCAGCGTTAACCCACTTTGTCCAACAGCATTTTGAGAGTAGTGAAGGGGCGATCGCCCAAGCCTACCGTGGGCAAATTTTAGCCGCGTTTAAACAGGAATTAGCAAAACAAGAACGTCCCTGCGGTGTATCTGTACCAGAACTCTTTCGCAGCAAATTGCAAAGCCTCTGTCTCGATGCCGACTATCTCATTGATATCCACAGCTCTAGCAATGACGGTCTCGACTTTACTTACTATTTCCCGAACCGTGAAACCGAGGCCGGATGGTTGGGATTTGACTACGCTATTCTGCTCGAACAAGGCGGCGACTATGCCTTTGATGAAGCATTTCTTTGGCCGTGGATTGAGCTAGAAAAAGCCTTTACCAAAGCCGGGCGAGAGCTGCGTTTACCCATAGATGGCTTCACTTTAGAACTCGGTAGTGGCATGAAAATGTGCCCGGAATCTATCGCGCGAGGCTTAGCCGGAATTAAAAATTATCTCGCTCACCGGGGCATCCTCTCTACTGAAACACCCCAGCCCAGCCAAACGAAATGTTTATCTAGCAAAAATATCACCCGCTACCGCGCTACCGTCGGCGGCATGGTCGGCGATCGCCTCCCCCTTGGCAGTCCGGTTAAAACAGGCGAAAAACTCTATGAAATTCTTAGTTTTAATCGTCAGGGAAAAATGCCAGAAGTACTCACCATAAACTCAATGATAGACGGCATTGTCTGGGATCATGCCATTAGTGAATCCGCCAATCAAGGAGAATATGTCATGTCAGTTTTAGCGATCAATTAA
- a CDS encoding leucyl/phenylalanyl-tRNA--protein transferase, whose protein sequence is MKWIDGWYPVILDRGLLPHVPQLVEHRNGEFCVALDLEPSFVAEACQHGYMPMGEIAQGRPILLIKSHQKRCILDFENLHISRKLKRYARTLTFYVNRDFSECLRRIKIHYHPDTWLIKPLCDALIALHQNPMSGVSFHSIEIYDGDNVVAGEIGYTTGAIYSSLAGFHTQNGSGSVQLALLGKILDESGFAFWDLGMPIPYKESLGANIINRDMFLKRWKINGDRPTPEWSALILDTAEILQRLRCN, encoded by the coding sequence ATGAAATGGATTGATGGTTGGTATCCAGTAATTCTCGACCGAGGACTTTTACCTCACGTGCCGCAATTAGTCGAACATCGCAATGGTGAATTTTGTGTTGCGTTAGATCTAGAACCGAGCTTTGTTGCAGAGGCTTGTCAGCATGGCTATATGCCCATGGGAGAAATAGCCCAAGGCAGACCAATTTTATTAATTAAATCCCATCAAAAGCGGTGTATTTTAGATTTTGAGAATTTACATATTTCTCGCAAACTTAAGCGTTATGCCCGCACGCTAACTTTTTACGTTAATCGAGATTTTTCTGAGTGTCTACGACGGATAAAAATTCACTACCATCCTGATACTTGGCTAATTAAACCGTTATGCGATGCTCTCATAGCTCTGCATCAAAATCCAATGTCTGGAGTCTCATTTCACTCTATTGAAATTTACGATGGCGATAATGTTGTTGCGGGAGAAATTGGTTATACAACAGGTGCTATTTACTCAAGTTTGGCGGGGTTTCATACTCAAAATGGTTCCGGTTCTGTGCAGCTTGCACTCTTAGGAAAAATCTTAGATGAAAGTGGTTTTGCCTTTTGGGATCTGGGGATGCCGATACCTTATAAAGAATCTTTAGGGGCAAATATTATTAACCGGGATATGTTTCTAAAACGCTGGAAAATCAATGGCGATCGCCCTACCCCTGAGTGGTCAGCTTTAATATTAGATACTGCTGAAATTCTTCAAAGGCTCAGATGCAACTAA
- the rsmD gene encoding 16S rRNA (guanine(966)-N(2))-methyltransferase RsmD, translating to MRIYGNRQIKTLAGEQTRPTLAKVREAIFNIWQGQVQGCVWLDLCAGSGSMGAEALCRGAMKAVGIEKNPRGCRIINENWQKVTKEHQSFQVLKGDVLKRMEALGGDRFDLIYFDPPYAAKFYDAVLEKVIALDLLNPDGEMAVEYDPKLWQPIELEGLKKIKDKHYGKSAIAFYCRTNL from the coding sequence ATGCGTATTTACGGAAATCGACAAATAAAAACCCTTGCAGGGGAGCAAACCCGTCCCACTTTAGCGAAGGTGCGGGAGGCTATTTTTAATATTTGGCAGGGTCAAGTGCAGGGCTGTGTGTGGCTGGATCTTTGTGCGGGTTCTGGGTCGATGGGGGCAGAAGCTTTATGTCGTGGGGCAATGAAAGCAGTTGGCATTGAGAAAAATCCCCGTGGCTGCCGCATTATTAATGAAAATTGGCAGAAAGTGACCAAGGAACATCAGTCTTTTCAAGTGCTCAAAGGCGATGTCTTGAAACGTATGGAAGCTCTGGGGGGCGATCGCTTTGATCTGATTTATTTTGATCCGCCCTACGCCGCAAAATTTTACGATGCTGTTCTCGAAAAAGTTATTGCTCTAGATTTACTCAATCCCGACGGAGAAATGGCTGTGGAGTATGACCCCAAGCTCTGGCAACCCATTGAGTTAGAAGGTCTCAAAAAAATCAAAGATAAACATTATGGCAAGTCGGCGATCGCCTTCTACTGTCGTACTAATCTTTGA
- a CDS encoding protein kinase domain-containing protein — protein MTSGTPCYCINPNCSDRQNYFGFQQKDCRACGTPLVVQPHNLLLREPLYGFMEEGTNSEIFAVESLGFSGSDYPQLIKILRPNTGAIAARLFQQEGELLQQLRGYAVPRVQAQPYFQVPLSSAHGQPRHRDLHCLLMEKIAGQSLDHVIQQGLISTAQAIDWLRQLAQLLFTIHRHNIIHRDIKPANLVVREKAGFPYGELVLIDFGTARRSTPTYVEKVAGDRAMTRIVSAGYAAPEQCAGKYTFKSDLFAAGRTIMHLMTGIHPAAEDYDTLNWQELVPQKALRQLLLRLTQPQPHQRLKSAAALRDEMSRLLKIIDAHPVRAWLSLHQRHLKKNMAIACGFALMIPLGFRAHMMWRSPSKLRDTAAEAYRAKDYERALRFFSLLKRKNNEDYNALATHGMARSLEALAHDEAAIEKYQTAIVLGNPQNDVSCLAATDLGHLFLQQGKLTEGATYLTQGLNCSSHTKTKAAALRNLAALYHQTGQVDEAQKHLLDSLELINDHPTGVCLQTLFNGQQSTTVKTKSAIDCLS, from the coding sequence ATGACCAGTGGCACGCCTTGTTACTGTATTAACCCCAATTGTTCTGATCGACAAAATTATTTTGGTTTTCAGCAAAAAGACTGTCGGGCATGTGGGACACCTTTGGTTGTGCAGCCCCATAATCTCTTGCTGCGCGAACCGCTCTATGGCTTTATGGAGGAAGGAACAAATAGTGAAATTTTTGCTGTTGAAAGTTTAGGGTTTTCTGGGTCAGATTATCCGCAGCTAATTAAGATTTTACGGCCGAATACTGGGGCGATCGCCGCGCGACTGTTCCAACAGGAAGGCGAACTATTACAACAGTTGCGGGGTTATGCTGTACCGCGTGTTCAGGCGCAGCCTTATTTTCAGGTTCCGCTGTCTAGTGCCCATGGCCAGCCCCGTCACCGTGATTTGCATTGCCTCCTCATGGAAAAAATCGCGGGGCAATCCCTAGATCATGTTATTCAACAAGGCCTCATTTCGACAGCTCAGGCGATCGACTGGTTGCGTCAGTTGGCGCAGCTTCTCTTCACCATCCATCGCCATAATATTATTCATCGCGATATTAAACCCGCGAACCTTGTCGTGCGGGAAAAAGCTGGATTTCCTTACGGTGAACTGGTTTTAATCGATTTTGGCACAGCACGGCGCAGTACACCCACCTACGTCGAGAAGGTTGCCGGCGATCGCGCCATGACGAGGATCGTGTCCGCTGGTTATGCCGCCCCAGAACAATGTGCCGGAAAATATACCTTTAAATCCGATTTGTTTGCCGCTGGTCGTACCATCATGCACTTGATGACGGGTATTCACCCCGCTGCTGAAGATTATGACACCCTAAACTGGCAAGAACTGGTTCCCCAGAAAGCGTTACGGCAATTACTTTTGCGCTTAACGCAACCGCAACCCCATCAACGCCTGAAAAGTGCCGCGGCTCTCCGGGATGAAATGAGTCGTCTATTAAAGATCATTGATGCCCACCCGGTACGAGCTTGGTTGAGTCTCCATCAACGTCATCTAAAAAAAAATATGGCGATCGCCTGTGGATTTGCTCTAATGATTCCCCTCGGTTTTCGGGCGCATATGATGTGGCGATCGCCCTCTAAACTTAGGGATACCGCCGCAGAAGCCTATCGTGCCAAAGATTATGAAAGAGCTTTACGATTTTTTTCGCTGCTGAAACGCAAAAATAACGAAGATTATAATGCCCTTGCAACCCACGGTATGGCTCGGTCATTAGAAGCCCTCGCCCATGATGAGGCGGCCATCGAAAAGTATCAAACGGCGATCGTCCTTGGCAATCCTCAAAATGATGTGTCCTGTTTAGCTGCCACAGACTTAGGTCATCTATTTTTGCAGCAAGGCAAGCTCACAGAGGGCGCAACCTATTTAACTCAAGGATTAAACTGCAGTAGCCACACTAAAACAAAAGCCGCGGCTTTACGCAATCTAGCAGCTCTTTATCACCAGACAGGTCAAGTCGATGAAGCTCAAAAACACCTATTGGATTCACTGGAACTCATTAACGATCACCCTACGGGAGTCTGCTTGCAAACATTATTCAATGGACAACAATCAACCACAGTAAAAACAAAATCTGCGATTGATTGTCTAAGTTGA
- a CDS encoding ATP-binding protein translates to MTNSLYLKLCVWLCQQAGKPPLRVLDQTILVEALQGKRLNEMEILGFSPNYIGRVVAPNLWKTLGDCCGQRVGIRRLQLVLKERYAQLTPSERSEVAAVEILVSLDDDDSEKQKIGDTPEAPRLYASSLPLPAVTNPIYNHDSTLATLKHLLKENYHSLTFVYGAGGVGKTSLVSHLLTELVSLPVVWCNLGEQQSFADSIEFIRSFWPFPITVDGAIASLCQYLQEHPVVLVFDQWELLFAEGELSGTYQSQYAKYQELLGQLARYPLAGQVLVLTHEIAPSMECLSAEEDLVASVRVPELNHEAAKKILREYGLQDPALWLDFVRTYKGNPLKLRLLCNDIREWHGGSIQAFNQQNTIIGGDTLRDILRQLTDPVTDLERQILNWLMLWGKPITLPQLQDSFVNEVTFSTEVWDVTRSLERRFLLDKSASAELPVLMLQPSIHRYLMQEFVQGCCGELGAAIAAGYDPTQLKLLGDYRLVMHQAMVLNRESIAPVVLAILKGLRKESGSCDRLRAHLEQLKLATQKNPELCQFHGASNVMALYEAAECLIEQQ, encoded by the coding sequence ATGACCAATAGTCTTTACCTTAAGCTTTGTGTTTGGCTCTGTCAGCAGGCTGGAAAGCCGCCCCTAAGGGTATTAGACCAGACCATTTTGGTGGAAGCATTACAAGGGAAAAGGCTCAATGAGATGGAGATACTGGGTTTTTCCCCGAACTATATTGGTCGTGTTGTTGCGCCGAACCTATGGAAAACTCTCGGTGACTGTTGCGGGCAGCGGGTGGGGATTCGTCGCCTACAGTTGGTCTTAAAGGAGCGGTATGCCCAGCTTACGCCCAGTGAGCGCTCGGAGGTCGCGGCCGTAGAAATCTTGGTGAGCTTAGATGATGACGATAGTGAGAAACAAAAGATTGGCGATACACCCGAAGCTCCAAGGCTATATGCCAGTAGTCTTCCCTTGCCTGCTGTCACTAACCCAATTTACAATCACGATTCTACCCTAGCGACTTTAAAGCATCTTCTCAAAGAAAATTACCATAGTCTAACGTTCGTCTATGGGGCGGGGGGCGTTGGTAAAACATCGTTGGTGAGCCATCTTTTGACTGAGCTTGTGTCCTTGCCTGTGGTTTGGTGTAATTTGGGCGAACAGCAATCCTTTGCAGACAGTATCGAATTTATTCGCAGTTTCTGGCCGTTTCCCATAACGGTAGATGGGGCGATCGCCTCCCTTTGCCAGTACCTACAAGAGCACCCTGTGGTGTTGGTCTTTGATCAGTGGGAGCTATTATTTGCCGAGGGGGAGCTATCGGGCACTTACCAATCGCAATATGCAAAATATCAAGAACTGTTAGGGCAGTTGGCGCGTTATCCCTTAGCTGGTCAAGTTTTGGTGCTTACCCATGAGATTGCTCCGTCCATGGAATGTCTCAGTGCAGAAGAAGATCTGGTGGCGAGTGTGCGTGTTCCAGAGCTAAACCATGAGGCTGCTAAAAAGATTTTGCGGGAATATGGGTTACAGGACCCGGCGCTATGGCTGGATTTTGTGCGTACCTATAAGGGAAATCCTCTGAAATTAAGATTGCTCTGTAACGATATTCGGGAATGGCATGGCGGTTCTATTCAAGCTTTCAATCAGCAAAATACGATTATTGGTGGGGACACTCTACGGGATATTTTGCGTCAGTTGACTGACCCTGTGACGGATTTGGAACGGCAAATCTTGAACTGGCTAATGCTTTGGGGGAAGCCGATCACTCTGCCGCAGCTACAGGACTCTTTTGTGAATGAGGTGACATTCTCGACGGAGGTTTGGGATGTGACCCGTTCTCTGGAGCGACGGTTTTTATTGGATAAAAGTGCGAGTGCTGAGTTGCCTGTTTTAATGTTGCAGCCTTCGATCCATCGGTATTTAATGCAGGAGTTTGTGCAGGGGTGTTGTGGGGAACTGGGGGCGGCGATCGCCGCTGGTTATGACCCGACGCAATTGAAATTATTAGGGGACTATCGATTAGTGATGCATCAGGCTATGGTTTTAAACCGTGAATCCATCGCCCCAGTGGTGCTCGCGATTCTGAAAGGTTTACGCAAAGAAAGTGGCAGTTGCGATCGCCTGCGGGCTCACCTAGAGCAATTAAAATTAGCAACACAGAAAAATCCTGAGTTGTGTCAATTTCACGGTGCATCTAATGTCATGGCGCTTTACGAAGCCGCCGAATGCTTGATAGAACAACAATAA
- a CDS encoding AAA family ATPase, protein MSLLKNIHGLKTFISSFHPIIVIETVEEERVLDLIKAVTEELQMPLFEWTTNLGLAATPGTKYAPRTNEYARPSVNQAVPFDNTVEALDALKYIRGMERAGIFWLKDFATYLDDPKVLRELRDLANAYGLMNSAFVLTGESVTLPKSIAHDAVYFELGLPDEDELYQTLSEVMRELKHRYRLKINLRGEDLNDFVHALSGMTLKQARQAIAYAALIDGELNREDILKVIHRKAQILKEESLLELYAAEENKAILGGFGGLKRWLSQAKAGFSAAAREVNLPSPKGILIVGVQGCGKSLAAKTIAQQWHLPLLKLDAGRLYNKYVGESEKNFRQAIKLAESMAPTVLWIDEIEKSFGGGSDGDGGLSLRLFGSFLTWLQEKSQEVFVVATANDLLQLPPELLRKGRFDEIFFVDLPNAQERAAIFTIHLKRHRQDIKSFNLKALVTAAQGFSGAEIEQVIIAGLYQSLYEQKVLATGSLIQQIKNTVPLSVSRKEDVEKLRAIASERFVSAR, encoded by the coding sequence ATGAGTCTGCTCAAGAATATCCATGGTCTGAAAACATTTATCAGTTCGTTCCACCCGATTATCGTCATCGAAACGGTCGAAGAAGAACGCGTTTTAGACTTGATCAAAGCAGTGACGGAAGAGCTACAAATGCCTCTGTTTGAATGGACAACCAATCTTGGTTTAGCTGCAACGCCCGGCACAAAATATGCCCCCCGCACCAATGAATATGCCCGCCCATCGGTTAACCAAGCTGTCCCCTTTGACAATACAGTGGAAGCCCTCGATGCCCTGAAATATATTCGGGGCATGGAACGGGCTGGGATTTTTTGGCTGAAGGATTTTGCCACTTATCTCGACGATCCGAAGGTATTACGGGAGCTGCGAGATCTCGCAAATGCCTATGGTCTAATGAATTCGGCCTTTGTGCTGACTGGAGAGTCGGTCACCCTCCCGAAAAGTATTGCCCACGATGCGGTGTATTTTGAGTTGGGTTTGCCGGATGAGGACGAACTTTATCAAACTTTGTCGGAGGTGATGCGCGAGCTGAAACATCGGTATCGCCTCAAAATTAATTTACGGGGGGAAGATCTGAATGATTTTGTCCATGCTCTCTCTGGGATGACCCTCAAGCAGGCTCGGCAGGCGATCGCCTACGCAGCGTTAATTGACGGGGAGCTCAACCGCGAAGACATCCTCAAAGTAATTCACCGCAAGGCACAGATCCTCAAAGAAGAATCATTATTGGAACTCTATGCCGCTGAGGAAAATAAAGCGATACTCGGTGGCTTTGGGGGGTTAAAACGGTGGCTCAGTCAGGCAAAAGCTGGCTTTAGTGCGGCGGCACGGGAAGTAAATTTACCCTCACCGAAGGGCATTTTAATCGTAGGAGTACAGGGTTGTGGCAAATCCCTCGCAGCAAAAACCATCGCCCAACAGTGGCATTTACCGTTACTGAAGCTGGATGCAGGGCGACTTTACAACAAATATGTAGGGGAGTCGGAAAAGAATTTTCGACAGGCGATCAAACTGGCAGAATCCATGGCTCCAACGGTGTTGTGGATTGATGAAATCGAAAAAAGTTTTGGCGGCGGCAGTGATGGCGATGGTGGCTTAAGTTTGCGGTTATTTGGGTCATTTTTAACGTGGCTTCAGGAAAAATCCCAAGAGGTTTTTGTGGTGGCCACGGCGAATGATCTGTTGCAGTTACCGCCGGAATTGTTGCGTAAGGGGCGTTTTGACGAGATCTTTTTTGTGGATTTACCGAATGCTCAGGAGCGGGCTGCCATTTTTACTATTCACCTAAAACGTCATCGCCAAGATATCAAAAGTTTTAATCTAAAAGCGCTCGTTACGGCTGCTCAGGGTTTTAGTGGTGCAGAGATTGAGCAGGTCATTATTGCGGGACTTTATCAATCGCTTTACGAACAAAAAGTGCTGGCGACAGGCAGTCTCATTCAGCAAATCAAAAATACGGTTCCCCTCTCGGTGTCACGGAAAGAAGATGTGGAAAAATTGCGGGCGATCGCCTCGGAGCGATTTGTGTCGGCGCGGTAA